A genomic window from Bdellovibrio sp. SKB1291214 includes:
- the mutT gene encoding 8-oxo-dGTP diphosphatase MutT, producing MSADSVELKPRKPKIRKGHWIPVVAGFLRKDGKILVGQRPENNSLAGQWEFPGGKIESGETPEQALARELDEELGIEAEVGDLKLACTHSYGDVGILILFYEILYWKGEPRAKHHMMLEWIHPEELKHRNIPEANRKILNRIYKALGLEWPK from the coding sequence ATGTCGGCAGATAGTGTTGAGTTAAAACCAAGAAAACCAAAAATCCGTAAGGGTCATTGGATTCCAGTTGTTGCAGGATTCTTGCGCAAAGACGGAAAAATCTTGGTCGGTCAACGCCCCGAAAACAATTCCTTAGCGGGACAATGGGAATTTCCTGGTGGAAAAATCGAAAGTGGCGAGACACCTGAACAGGCATTAGCTCGCGAACTTGATGAAGAACTCGGCATTGAAGCTGAGGTTGGCGACCTTAAACTAGCATGCACTCATTCCTATGGAGATGTAGGGATTCTCATATTGTTTTATGAAATCCTGTACTGGAAAGGCGAACCTCGCGCCAAACATCACATGATGCTTGAGTGGATACATCCGGAAGAACTAAAACACCGCAATATCCCTGAAGCCAATCGTAAGATTCTGAACCGAATCTACAAAGCCCTGGGACTTGAATGGCCAAAATAA
- a CDS encoding TldD/PmbA family protein, with product MNFIESTQKTFNAIADAVFAKINAGEEANLNLNAEDSVFIRINNNKVRQNTHVEQRTISMQFQKNTRTAKITFDITGEAATDTARALEMLEMARKECALLPEDPKQVPMRNNGTSSNYVKGSLLTHQEMFEKLTAPAAGSDLAGIYCAGPRVSANRNSAGQNHFFATDSFFIDYSLYLGEKAVKGTYAGTAWNQEDYAANLAQNKNQLRLMDRPKKVLQPGPYKVYLAPAAVAEMAGMFSWSAMSYSAYKQGSSPLQKLADKEKSFSPLFSMRENFSTGLTPPFNSLGEVSAEKVELIKNGELITFLISSGTAKEYGVEGNLASPSEGPRALEIMPGTLTKENILKELGTGVYLSNLHYLNWSDRPTARITGMTRYACFWVENGEIVAPIADMRWDESLFDALGENLLAVTSFQDIDPSVDTYNSRAWGGKKLPGLLIKDFKFTL from the coding sequence ATGAACTTTATCGAATCAACGCAAAAAACGTTTAATGCAATTGCTGATGCTGTTTTCGCAAAGATTAACGCGGGCGAAGAAGCGAATTTAAACCTGAACGCTGAAGACTCTGTCTTCATTCGTATCAACAACAACAAAGTTCGTCAGAACACGCATGTTGAACAACGTACGATCAGCATGCAGTTTCAAAAAAACACTCGCACCGCTAAAATCACTTTTGATATCACGGGTGAGGCAGCTACGGACACCGCTCGTGCGCTTGAAATGCTTGAGATGGCTCGCAAAGAGTGCGCCCTTTTGCCAGAAGATCCCAAACAGGTTCCGATGCGCAACAACGGAACAAGCAGTAACTACGTCAAAGGCAGCTTACTGACTCACCAAGAGATGTTTGAAAAACTCACAGCCCCTGCCGCGGGCTCTGACCTTGCAGGTATCTACTGCGCGGGCCCTCGTGTTTCTGCAAATCGCAATTCTGCGGGACAAAATCATTTCTTCGCAACCGATTCGTTCTTTATCGATTACTCTTTGTACCTAGGCGAAAAGGCTGTGAAAGGCACTTACGCAGGCACAGCTTGGAATCAAGAAGATTACGCCGCGAATTTGGCGCAGAATAAAAATCAATTAAGGCTGATGGATCGTCCGAAAAAGGTTTTGCAACCCGGTCCGTATAAAGTGTACCTAGCTCCCGCTGCTGTTGCTGAGATGGCTGGCATGTTCTCGTGGAGCGCGATGAGCTATAGTGCTTACAAGCAGGGAAGCAGCCCATTGCAAAAGCTTGCGGATAAAGAAAAGTCTTTTTCTCCCCTTTTCTCGATGCGGGAAAATTTCTCGACAGGTCTTACTCCCCCTTTCAATTCATTGGGTGAAGTCTCCGCAGAGAAAGTTGAATTAATTAAAAACGGTGAATTGATCACGTTCTTGATTTCTTCTGGTACAGCCAAAGAATACGGAGTTGAGGGAAATTTAGCGAGTCCTAGCGAAGGTCCTCGTGCCCTAGAAATCATGCCGGGCACTTTGACGAAGGAAAATATTTTGAAAGAGCTAGGAACAGGTGTTTACCTTTCTAACCTTCACTATTTGAATTGGTCGGATCGTCCCACAGCCCGTATCACGGGTATGACTCGTTATGCATGCTTCTGGGTGGAAAACGGTGAGATCGTGGCACCCATAGCAGATATGCGCTGGGATGAGAGTTTGTTCGATGCCTTAGGTGAAAACTTATTAGCAGTCACAAGTTTCCAAGACATTGATCCATCGGTTGATACATACAACAGCCGTGCATGGGGCGGAAAAAAACTGCCAGGGCTTTTGATCAAAGATTTTAAATTTACTCTTTAG
- a CDS encoding DUF4286 family protein codes for MVTYIQQTTVQFEVYDEYVAWLKSDYIPKALEIPGFISADLCLRKGGAMESSAKELRIVFKVESEDSIKTYIAQHALPLREAATEKFPGRFSNNREIWLDTITFMSK; via the coding sequence ATGGTTACCTACATTCAGCAAACAACAGTTCAATTTGAAGTCTACGATGAGTACGTCGCGTGGCTTAAAAGTGACTACATCCCTAAAGCGTTGGAAATTCCAGGATTTATCAGTGCCGATCTTTGCCTTCGCAAAGGCGGTGCGATGGAATCTTCGGCAAAAGAACTTCGCATCGTTTTCAAAGTCGAGAGTGAAGACTCGATTAAGACGTATATTGCACAGCATGCGTTGCCACTGCGCGAAGCTGCGACTGAAAAATTCCCAGGCAGATTCTCGAACAATCGTGAAATCTGGCTCGACACCATTACTTTTATGTCAAAATAA
- a CDS encoding glycosyltransferase: MAKIILVSTKTQSTTWQLAQALRSQQHEVTVLTSYGETPPENTNGIEYMAYFKKWSVLEGLKIIPGLFGIQPHILHLILDDDRMNAAQVVLSTFAKSHPYCVLTTSLLHIKRGLKKTNPVRYLVEESDIITFPTVESLAQLRGLNVRSARQGRGILPPAFDFKNQPAQVVSLDDVEQSLLTNLEGQEFFILPFREGRFNPESDRFARLLMLARRHKVVLWGTYSHWSLRERKQFAQWMEKNSCGDHWLVTGEITPHLSKILLEKATAFVMAGQQFTPIEMTEYYMRAIQAQSTLILDSKQTSVHADLWKNTVNCWVLNSHHLNKDLHKLLERSTLKLPQTLSEDWAQSSHMVDSSMNELNRLYNRALASAR, encoded by the coding sequence ATGGCCAAAATAATTCTTGTTAGCACCAAAACTCAAAGTACGACATGGCAATTGGCTCAAGCCTTGCGCTCCCAACAGCATGAAGTCACTGTGCTGACAAGCTACGGTGAAACACCCCCGGAAAATACGAACGGCATTGAGTACATGGCTTATTTTAAGAAATGGTCTGTGCTTGAGGGACTGAAAATCATCCCAGGCCTTTTCGGTATTCAACCCCACATCTTGCACTTGATCTTAGACGATGATCGCATGAATGCCGCACAAGTGGTGCTTTCGACATTTGCAAAATCTCATCCTTACTGCGTGCTAACGACGTCACTTTTGCATATCAAACGCGGCCTTAAAAAAACCAACCCCGTACGTTATCTGGTCGAGGAAAGTGACATCATCACTTTTCCAACCGTGGAATCGTTGGCACAGCTGCGTGGCTTGAACGTGCGGTCCGCAAGGCAAGGTCGCGGTATTTTACCACCTGCTTTTGATTTTAAAAATCAACCTGCACAAGTTGTATCTTTAGACGATGTTGAACAGTCGTTGTTAACAAATTTAGAGGGCCAGGAGTTTTTCATCCTGCCTTTTCGTGAAGGACGCTTTAATCCAGAATCGGATCGCTTTGCAAGACTGCTTATGCTGGCTCGCAGACATAAAGTTGTCCTGTGGGGAACGTATTCCCACTGGTCCCTTCGTGAAAGAAAACAGTTCGCGCAGTGGATGGAAAAAAATAGCTGCGGGGATCACTGGCTTGTAACCGGAGAAATTACTCCTCACCTTTCCAAAATCTTACTGGAAAAAGCCACAGCCTTTGTCATGGCTGGACAGCAATTTACTCCCATTGAAATGACTGAATATTATATGCGGGCCATCCAGGCTCAATCGACTTTGATCTTGGATTCAAAACAAACAAGCGTGCATGCGGACCTTTGGAAAAACACTGTGAACTGCTGGGTTCTAAATTCCCACCATCTTAATAAAGATCTGCACAAGCTTTTAGAACGATCGACCTTAAAGCTGCCCCAAACACTGTCTGAAGACTGGGCGCAAAGCAGCCACATGGTCGACTCATCAATGAATGAATTAAATCGTCTTTATAATCGGGCCTTGGCTTCTGCCAGATAG
- a CDS encoding Glu/Leu/Phe/Val family dehydrogenase, whose translation MDHKIEPLYDGPLFRNAIQTLDESAKIINCDPNVLERLKRPRRCITVSVPVRMDDYSVKVFTGYRVQYSPTLGPYKGGIRYHQNVDLQEVVGLAALMTFKNSVLGLPLGGAKGGITVDPTKLSRTEKQNLTRRYASEIGPFVGPTKDIPAPDVGTDPQTMAWFMDTYSQEQGGFAQPGVVTGKPVEIGGSLGRNHATGLGVVYVAEKAFEVCQMNMKGSTIAIQGFGNVGSFAAKFAYDRGARIVAVSDVSGGIFNGDGLDIPEVLEYIKAHKFLKGYPKATPISNEDLLEVKCDALFPCALENQIDTHNAEKIQAKIIVEGANGPITNAATKILSKRGVFIAPDVIANGGGVIVSYFEWVQDTMALFWDEDEVNSKLKVLITKAFDKGYAMSKEKNVDMRSAAMAVSVQRLEKAMLLRGLYPR comes from the coding sequence ATGGACCATAAGATTGAGCCCTTGTATGACGGGCCTTTGTTCCGCAACGCTATTCAAACTCTCGATGAATCCGCAAAAATTATTAACTGTGATCCTAACGTTCTTGAGCGTTTGAAACGCCCTCGTCGTTGCATCACTGTTTCTGTTCCTGTTCGTATGGACGACTACTCTGTGAAAGTATTCACAGGTTACCGTGTTCAATACTCTCCGACATTGGGCCCCTACAAGGGCGGTATCCGTTATCACCAAAACGTAGATCTTCAAGAAGTTGTGGGTCTTGCGGCTTTGATGACTTTCAAAAACTCTGTACTAGGTCTTCCGTTGGGTGGCGCTAAAGGTGGTATCACTGTTGATCCAACTAAATTGTCACGCACTGAAAAACAAAACCTAACTCGTCGTTATGCTTCTGAGATTGGCCCTTTCGTTGGACCAACTAAAGATATTCCAGCTCCAGACGTGGGCACTGATCCACAAACAATGGCTTGGTTCATGGACACTTACTCTCAAGAGCAAGGTGGCTTTGCACAACCAGGAGTTGTAACTGGTAAACCAGTTGAAATCGGTGGTTCATTGGGTCGTAACCACGCAACAGGTTTGGGCGTTGTTTACGTAGCAGAAAAAGCATTCGAAGTTTGCCAAATGAACATGAAAGGTTCCACTATCGCGATCCAAGGTTTCGGTAACGTGGGTTCTTTCGCAGCGAAATTTGCTTACGATCGCGGCGCTCGCATCGTTGCAGTTTCTGACGTTTCCGGCGGTATCTTCAACGGTGATGGTCTTGATATCCCTGAAGTGCTTGAGTACATCAAAGCTCACAAATTCTTGAAGGGTTATCCAAAAGCAACACCAATCAGCAACGAAGACTTGCTTGAAGTAAAATGTGATGCTTTGTTCCCGTGCGCTCTTGAAAACCAAATCGACACTCACAACGCTGAAAAAATCCAAGCGAAAATCATCGTTGAAGGTGCGAACGGTCCTATCACGAATGCGGCAACTAAAATTCTTTCTAAACGTGGTGTGTTTATCGCTCCAGACGTTATCGCCAATGGCGGTGGCGTAATCGTTTCTTACTTTGAATGGGTCCAAGATACGATGGCGTTGTTCTGGGATGAGGACGAAGTAAATTCTAAATTGAAAGTTCTTATCACGAAAGCTTTCGATAAAGGCTATGCAATGTCGAAAGAGAAAAACGTGGATATGAGATCTGCTGCTATGGCAGTATCTGTACAACGACTTGAGAAAGCGATGCTTCTCAGAGGTTTGTACCCTCGTTAA
- a CDS encoding HU family DNA-binding protein — protein sequence MTKADLINLISEKAGITRVKAETVVNTIFDSMVEALMRDDRIEIRGFGSFVNRQYGAYKGRNPRTGEIINVEEKKLPFFKVGKELKEDINGGKE from the coding sequence ATGACTAAAGCGGATTTGATTAATTTGATCTCTGAAAAAGCTGGTATCACTCGCGTGAAAGCAGAGACAGTTGTGAATACAATCTTCGATTCTATGGTTGAAGCTTTGATGCGTGATGACCGTATCGAGATCCGTGGTTTTGGTTCATTCGTAAACCGTCAATATGGTGCCTACAAAGGCCGCAATCCTCGTACTGGCGAAATCATCAACGTTGAAGAAAAGAAACTTCCCTTCTTCAAAGTCGGTAAAGAACTTAAAGAAGACATCAACGGCGGAAAAGAGTAA
- the epmA gene encoding EF-P lysine aminoacylase EpmA yields MDRNTFLNQHWKSYPAMPADCKAAGRIYRLEREEGGLEISLIRDNQEQIITFDKAPPQSEFLIEGDIVAIISATEIVLLAPNKSSLPTRTYDKDILEKWNRYVEEVRHFFRRKGFLEVKTPSLVVCPGTEPALDVFATELKVGSRTEKLYLPTSPELHLKKALALGAEKIFEIAPCFRNGEVTERHQPEFSMLEWYRAYDNLATIKQDVIDLVQHLVKVLKFEPPRRILSYSVAELFKIHCGFDFTPETTKQELKELAQKLGVDVHSAESIDDYFFLIFMDKIESQLHGEDLIFVEKYPPYQAALARLTKDGWGDRFEAYWKGLELCNAFHELNDPQIQRQRSEVDLQKKQESQKEVISLDQEFFQCLDAGLPPSGGIALGVERLFMALHGIRKISDISVFPK; encoded by the coding sequence TTGGATAGAAATACTTTTTTAAATCAGCATTGGAAGTCTTATCCCGCGATGCCTGCAGATTGTAAGGCGGCGGGACGAATTTATCGCCTTGAACGTGAAGAGGGTGGTCTTGAGATCAGCTTAATCCGTGACAACCAAGAACAGATCATCACGTTCGACAAAGCTCCACCGCAGTCAGAATTTCTGATTGAAGGAGATATCGTTGCGATTATCTCTGCAACGGAAATAGTTTTGTTGGCTCCCAATAAATCATCCCTGCCAACGCGCACGTACGATAAAGACATTTTGGAAAAATGGAATCGTTACGTTGAAGAGGTTCGTCATTTTTTCCGTCGTAAAGGATTTTTAGAAGTAAAAACTCCGTCGCTTGTTGTTTGTCCTGGAACAGAGCCAGCACTGGATGTTTTTGCGACAGAGCTAAAGGTGGGTTCTCGCACAGAGAAACTTTATCTGCCAACCAGTCCTGAACTTCATTTGAAAAAAGCCCTGGCACTGGGGGCAGAGAAAATTTTTGAGATCGCGCCGTGCTTTCGAAACGGTGAGGTGACGGAGCGTCACCAACCCGAGTTTTCGATGCTGGAGTGGTACCGGGCGTACGACAACCTTGCGACGATTAAGCAAGATGTCATCGATCTGGTTCAACACTTGGTGAAGGTTTTAAAATTCGAACCTCCGCGGCGAATCCTAAGTTATTCCGTAGCTGAGTTGTTTAAAATTCACTGCGGATTTGATTTCACCCCGGAAACAACGAAACAGGAATTGAAAGAACTGGCGCAAAAGCTGGGCGTCGACGTGCACAGCGCTGAAAGTATCGACGATTATTTCTTTTTGATTTTTATGGATAAAATCGAATCGCAACTGCACGGCGAGGATTTGATCTTCGTTGAAAAGTATCCTCCGTATCAGGCAGCTCTGGCTCGTTTGACTAAGGATGGATGGGGAGATCGTTTCGAGGCTTACTGGAAAGGCCTTGAACTTTGCAATGCGTTCCACGAACTCAACGATCCACAAATTCAAAGACAGCGTTCCGAAGTAGATCTGCAAAAAAAACAGGAATCCCAAAAAGAAGTGATCTCTCTCGATCAAGAATTCTTCCAATGTTTGGATGCAGGTTTGCCGCCAAGTGGGGGAATTGCGCTGGGAGTTGAGCGTCTATTTATGGCACTTCACGGAATCAGAAAAATCTCGGATATTTCTGTATTTCCAAAGTAG
- a CDS encoding TldD/PmbA family protein — MLDLQKALNNLKGAVDWAQLRLVSEKTTWRVIRNEQFESSDISFENGLMVEVLVNGHFGYAGTSDLSSDGVKRAFDKAALMARQASAFKVHDFSVLQRPVAKGTYSSPVVRPMDSYSAKEITDLFIDATAAMKVSDKVINRTAMAMIVESEFSVVSTHGSDVHQKFSIVSTDFNATAMDAGEVQQRSDSGGLARCNQIGAEVFDRSSILERAKIISQEAVELLSAENCPSETMDLLIAPDQMTLQVHESIGHPLEYDRILGDERNYAGWSFVKPEDFGKLQYGSKLMNVTFDPTVPDAMASYAFDDAGVKATKEYLIKDGVLMCGLGSLESQARLSLPGVANSRSSSWNRAPIDRMANINLEPGTSKLSDMIASVERGVFMHANKSWSIDDYRNKFQFGCEYAQLIENGKLTKTLKNPNYRGTTVKFWNSLKAVSENRETYGSPFCGKGEPNQVIRVGHTTPYCLFGSMEVFGA, encoded by the coding sequence ATGCTTGATTTGCAGAAAGCGCTGAACAATCTGAAGGGTGCCGTTGATTGGGCTCAGTTGAGATTGGTTAGTGAGAAGACTACTTGGCGTGTGATTCGCAATGAGCAGTTTGAAAGCAGCGACATCAGCTTTGAAAATGGCTTGATGGTGGAAGTTCTTGTCAACGGTCATTTCGGTTATGCCGGAACCAGTGATTTAAGTTCTGATGGCGTTAAGCGTGCTTTTGATAAAGCGGCTTTGATGGCTCGTCAGGCTTCAGCCTTTAAAGTTCATGACTTTTCTGTTTTACAAAGACCGGTTGCTAAAGGCACCTACTCCTCTCCGGTCGTCCGCCCGATGGATTCTTATTCTGCCAAAGAAATCACAGATCTTTTTATCGACGCCACAGCTGCCATGAAAGTTTCGGATAAAGTTATCAACCGTACCGCGATGGCAATGATCGTTGAATCTGAATTTTCTGTGGTCAGCACTCATGGTTCAGATGTTCACCAAAAATTTTCTATCGTCAGCACAGACTTTAACGCCACAGCAATGGACGCCGGTGAAGTTCAACAACGTTCTGACAGCGGTGGCCTTGCACGTTGCAACCAAATCGGTGCTGAAGTTTTTGATCGCTCTTCGATTTTGGAACGCGCGAAAATTATCAGCCAAGAAGCGGTTGAATTGCTTTCAGCAGAAAACTGCCCCTCTGAAACTATGGACTTGTTAATTGCTCCAGATCAAATGACTTTGCAAGTGCACGAGTCTATCGGTCACCCTCTTGAATACGATCGCATCTTGGGTGATGAAAGAAACTATGCTGGCTGGAGTTTCGTGAAGCCCGAAGACTTCGGCAAACTTCAGTATGGTTCAAAACTAATGAATGTGACTTTCGATCCGACAGTTCCCGATGCGATGGCTTCTTATGCTTTCGATGATGCTGGCGTAAAAGCAACTAAAGAATATTTAATCAAAGACGGCGTGCTAATGTGTGGTTTGGGTTCTTTGGAATCTCAAGCTCGTTTAAGCCTGCCAGGTGTTGCAAACTCTCGCTCATCCAGTTGGAATCGCGCTCCGATTGATCGTATGGCAAATATCAACCTCGAGCCCGGGACATCTAAGCTTTCAGATATGATCGCTTCAGTAGAGCGTGGTGTGTTCATGCACGCGAATAAATCTTGGTCCATTGATGATTATCGCAACAAATTTCAGTTCGGCTGCGAATACGCGCAACTGATCGAAAACGGCAAGCTAACTAAGACTTTGAAAAATCCGAATTATCGCGGGACGACGGTTAAGTTCTGGAATTCTTTAAAAGCAGTCAGCGAAAATCGCGAAACTTACGGATCACCTTTCTGCGGTAAAGGGGAACCAAACCAAGTGATCCGTGTGGGTCACACAACGCCATACTGCCTATTCGGCAGCATGGAAGTGTTTGGAGCGTAA
- a CDS encoding actin-binding protein — protein MSSASFQKILNNLSKNKNVQSLLENFQTLSDEIKKREGELKGKFDKSKDEKIQQAWDKYQEIVKVLSASEEKLEKEVSSTIAKIKKSADSLEKNIQVAKKKAIIQKAKLEKALFKKTMTAKKGAAKTAKKTAAKRPAKTAKKVVRKATKKATRK, from the coding sequence ATGTCATCTGCATCATTTCAGAAAATTTTGAATAACCTCTCAAAGAACAAGAACGTACAAAGCCTTCTTGAAAATTTCCAAACTTTGAGTGACGAAATCAAAAAACGCGAAGGCGAACTTAAAGGTAAGTTCGACAAATCTAAAGACGAAAAAATCCAACAAGCGTGGGATAAATACCAAGAAATCGTGAAAGTGCTTAGCGCTTCCGAAGAGAAACTTGAAAAAGAAGTTTCCAGCACGATCGCGAAAATCAAAAAGTCCGCGGACTCTCTTGAGAAAAACATCCAAGTAGCTAAGAAAAAAGCCATCATCCAAAAAGCAAAATTGGAAAAAGCTCTTTTCAAAAAAACGATGACTGCAAAAAAAGGCGCTGCAAAAACAGCTAAGAAAACAGCTGCAAAACGCCCAGCGAAAACGGCAAAAAAGGTCGTTCGCAAGGCTACAAAAAAGGCTACTCGCAAATAG
- a CDS encoding glycosyltransferase family 4 protein: MFAKKSAVPETLNICLTSHRFPILSRATDHGFLWPIARGLAREGHKVTVISANSPLKKPEVTRDGVRVFYLNEGEKNLAHLRFQMAVRQKFMQLHRENPFHIVHSIDKSGYRIGNRKKDLKVAVAYDVEATQMSQLFAILAMKQETLPSILTTGLATAYKFLTTYYGGDRQLLSTADGIFVTNPQQKIILERYYLYPDFHTYTVPYGIDLGDLTPKEQSLELRKKLNLPENSHIAVTINDMTDAHEMLPLLQAFEKVAIKKPNSYLIVVGNGPKFKDIEYQVLNLALGNRVILAGAVPAAELEDYIVLGDVFINMGSRSTGFEPSTLEAMAQKKVVMGSEVSPIANIIEDGRDGFLLRPADVDSISNLLVEIFSGTMPADEIGERARQRVMDLFDTGKMVQAVIDAYRKILLNTGMYKKQ, from the coding sequence ATGTTCGCAAAGAAATCCGCGGTGCCGGAAACCCTTAACATTTGCCTGACCTCGCATCGTTTTCCGATTCTTAGTCGGGCGACTGATCATGGTTTTTTATGGCCGATCGCTCGTGGACTTGCACGGGAAGGTCACAAGGTCACAGTCATTTCTGCGAATTCTCCATTAAAAAAACCAGAAGTCACTCGTGATGGTGTGCGCGTATTTTACCTGAATGAGGGCGAAAAAAATCTGGCTCACCTGCGTTTTCAAATGGCGGTTCGCCAGAAGTTCATGCAACTTCATCGCGAAAATCCATTCCACATCGTGCACAGTATCGATAAGTCAGGTTACCGCATCGGCAACCGAAAAAAAGATTTGAAAGTCGCAGTCGCTTACGATGTTGAGGCGACGCAAATGTCGCAGCTTTTTGCGATCCTGGCGATGAAGCAGGAAACCTTACCAAGCATCCTGACGACGGGATTGGCGACGGCTTATAAATTTTTGACGACTTATTATGGTGGCGATCGCCAGTTGCTTTCCACAGCAGATGGAATTTTCGTCACAAATCCACAACAGAAAATTATCTTAGAAAGATATTATCTGTATCCAGATTTCCATACTTACACCGTTCCTTATGGAATTGATCTGGGGGATTTGACTCCGAAAGAGCAATCACTCGAACTTCGTAAAAAATTGAATCTGCCAGAGAACTCTCACATCGCGGTGACTATCAACGATATGACCGACGCTCATGAGATGCTGCCACTGTTGCAAGCTTTTGAAAAAGTCGCGATCAAAAAGCCCAACAGCTATTTGATCGTGGTGGGCAACGGACCCAAGTTTAAAGACATCGAATACCAAGTTTTAAACCTGGCCCTAGGCAACCGCGTGATCTTAGCCGGCGCGGTCCCTGCCGCTGAACTTGAAGATTACATTGTTTTGGGCGACGTTTTCATCAACATGGGTTCTAGAAGCACCGGTTTTGAACCTTCCACGTTGGAAGCCATGGCCCAGAAAAAAGTTGTCATGGGTTCAGAGGTTTCACCGATCGCCAACATCATTGAAGATGGTCGTGATGGCTTCCTGTTGCGCCCAGCTGACGTAGATTCGATTTCAAACCTTTTGGTGGAGATTTTTTCGGGAACTATGCCCGCAGACGAGATCGGCGAAAGAGCGCGTCAACGCGTCATGGACCTGTTCGATACGGGCAAAATGGTCCAGGCCGTCATTGATGCCTACCGTAAAATCCTTCTCAATACCGGAATGTATAAGAAGCAATGA
- a CDS encoding quinone-dependent dihydroorotate dehydrogenase has translation MRPWLLLPPKLAHDINGYALPLLSYLHGKKTPHWGTFTWRDMTFANPLGIAGGVDKDAEHLSDWWRLGCGFVEVGTVTPQAQTPNPGKIMDRDMKLTAMWNKMGFPSHGADEVFYNLASYAPNFRTPVFVNIGKNRQTPNAHAVKDYLELVDKLRPWADAFVVNISSPNTSGLRELQKKENLGALLKPILDRVSHFEPTPVLVKLSPDMGEEGLAEAVANCQEIGVDGFVLTNTTLSRPQGCQFPQEGGLSGAPLKDLSQRALQIAVQTLGKKRQGMLIVSAGGVLTPEDVFERLQMGADLVQIYSALVFHGPRFFHDVAARRKDVGR, from the coding sequence ATGCGTCCTTGGCTTCTACTTCCTCCGAAACTTGCTCACGATATCAACGGCTATGCTCTGCCACTGCTTTCTTACCTTCATGGCAAGAAGACTCCTCATTGGGGCACATTCACATGGAGAGACATGACATTCGCAAATCCATTGGGAATCGCCGGCGGAGTTGATAAAGATGCCGAGCACTTGAGTGACTGGTGGAGACTAGGTTGCGGTTTCGTCGAAGTCGGCACTGTGACTCCCCAAGCACAGACCCCGAATCCGGGGAAAATCATGGACCGCGATATGAAGCTCACAGCAATGTGGAATAAAATGGGTTTCCCGAGCCACGGGGCTGATGAAGTTTTCTATAATCTAGCCTCTTATGCTCCCAACTTTCGAACTCCCGTATTTGTAAACATCGGCAAAAATCGACAGACCCCCAATGCTCACGCCGTGAAGGATTATTTGGAACTGGTCGATAAGTTGCGCCCGTGGGCTGATGCCTTTGTCGTGAATATCTCAAGTCCCAACACTTCGGGTTTACGTGAGTTGCAAAAGAAAGAAAATCTGGGAGCTCTTTTAAAACCTATTTTGGATCGAGTTTCACACTTTGAACCGACACCGGTTTTGGTCAAGCTAAGCCCTGACATGGGCGAAGAAGGCTTGGCGGAAGCAGTGGCTAATTGCCAAGAAATTGGTGTCGATGGCTTCGTGTTAACAAACACGACTTTATCGAGACCCCAAGGCTGTCAATTCCCTCAGGAAGGTGGTCTGTCGGGGGCTCCGCTGAAAGATCTCTCACAACGCGCATTGCAAATTGCTGTTCAAACTTTAGGCAAAAAGCGTCAAGGAATGCTGATAGTGAGTGCTGGAGGCGTCCTAACCCCTGAAGATGTTTTTGAAAGATTGCAAATGGGCGCAGATCTTGTTCAAATTTACTCTGCACTCGTGTTTCATGGACCTCGTTTTTTCCACGACGTTGCAGCTAGAAGGAAAGATGTCGGCAGATAG